TGCAGCGCTCTCTTCCTAAGCAAATGCAGTGTTTCTAGTCTATATGCATTAGTGACCCTGCTCTACCTTGAAGCCACTTCTACTTTAAACAGTGGAGCTATTGTAACACTAATCCATttgaaacaggaaacaaatagaaaataaatagaaataaagagGTTAAATACAATTATTCCCAGAGATGGGTAACTATTACCTTTACGAAGTTTAGTGGAACATATTGATATTATCACATGCAATAAAAGTGCAGCTGAGAGTTTTCACAGCACAACCTGTCATCTAGACACAAAGCAAAGTGTTATCTGTGAAGTCACAGAACAACCCTGCAACTCAGCTTTCCTTGGGAGTTTTCTCCTTTAAACAAGGATCGACCAAATAGTAGTAGGAGATGAGAAGATCTTCACTCCCTAGTATGATGCATTTGTACTTTGagtggtttgggggctttttctCTTGAAGGCATCAGGGAGGCATTTGTGTATTCTTGTTGCTGATGGCTGAGGTCCAACAGCTTGGTGTTGCTTACTTCATTGCTTGGTCTCCATTTCCATTTTTAGGTCGTCCTTTCGATTTACGTTTTCTTGTAAATAATGCAGTCTGCAACGTGATCTGCACCACCATCTATGGAGAGCGTTTTGACTACGGTGATGAGACATTCAAGAAGCTGTTACATTTGTTTGAAAACTCCCTGAATGAAGAAGCTGGATTCCTGCCTCAGGTAAACCAAGAGCGTAATATGTTCTGCAAGAAGCTGCCCTCTGTTGCTTGAGAgcattgttttttcattatttttcttttcgcATCACATaatatcttctctttctctctctctctctctctggttctGACATCCCAGCTTCTTAACGTGGTGCCCATTTTGTTGCGCATCCCTGGAGTGCCACAGAAAGTCTTCCAAGGGCAAAAGGCATTCATGGACTTCATAGATGTGCTCGTAGATAAGCACATGGAGACCTGGAACCCTGCTTACATCCGAGATTTCACTgatgtgtttttaaaggaaatggagAAGGTAGGGTGACACCAGCAGAACCTCAGGGTCCAGCGGCAATTCCTCTGCCTGTTCAAGCTTGTTGATAGAAGCTGACTTTCCTTATAAAGCTGTATAAAACCTCTTACTAATTTCCTACTTTTTCATTCCACATTGTATCTTGAGAAGAAAGATGTTAACTTCTTCATGCTGTAACCTCCTTTATTGTCTTAAGAGACCAAATTATCTGCTGATGTTCTTGTTCCCATTTTCTACCTTCACATTCCCCTCAGAGTCTAGCAACTCCCTTCTTTCCAGCCTACACCATTTTGAAGGCATTTAAAAGTCATTGAGAGGCATTTAAAAGTAATTGAGAATTCACTAATATTTCTAAGTTTGCGCTGGGGACAAGTCAACATGCAAGATTCTGTGTATGTCAGTGCCTTAATGACTGATGTCTCAAAATCAGTTACAAAACTGCAGCAACAGACTGGCTTTTTGGTGTCATTGCCCAGTTCGTAGCCTGCCTTTAAACCAAGTTATGACTTGGAAAGACAGCATCTCCTTCGCGATGTGTGTCTTTGAATTGCTTGCTAAGAACTAGTTCCCTACAGATCAGATGAAGGCCTAAATCTGAACCTCACTGAAATTAAAGTCTTTCCTTTGATTCAGTCAGGCATGAAGTCAGTATAAAATCAAAGGTACTTGCATCAGTCCATCCATCCACCATATGTTTCTGCACATGGATTCACTAAATTTCAAGTGCCAGATGAACAATAGTAGCAAATTCTGCCTGCAAATTGCTTCCGCTATCCAAGTCCTCAGGCTGGACTGCTGCTCAGCATAACGAACCCTGCTGTGCTGCGGGCGCCGGGCACCTCCAGTCCATGCGTTAGCCCCCCCCAGCTCACGCAGGCAGAGCAACGTGACCTACGTTACTCTGCACTGAGCAGTGCTATTTGGGGGTGGATGTGAGCCTGACCATGTTGCCGCTTGTCACATCTCTCTTCTGTTTGCTAAGGTCCCCTGATAAGCCAGTCTGATAAATCCCTCTACTGGGTTAACTTTGGTCAGGTCAGCCCCATAGCTCCTTTGCCAGCGATCTTTTACTGGAATAACAGTTGAGTCTTAAATGCCTTATTATTGCTATCCATATTACAACAGCatcaaaatatacagaataaCTTAACAGAAGCTAGTCCCTAGGAAAGAAAAGTATAAAGAGGATTAGAAAAGACAAGCAGATGAACTCATGCAGAGCGCTTGTCATATCTCATATGCTAACAAATTTGAGCTCAATTAGCATTTGGATGAGAGACCAGTTTTGCTGAAATTGGTGTTGCAGACTTAATAGGCAGCAATGATaccctgatctttttttttttttcgattGTAAAAAAATAGCAGGGCAGAAGCAGCGAGAATCTGTAATGCATAGCTATAGATAACCCCtcaaaatactgttaattttcCATTTGCCACATCAATGCAGCCTCCTCCCTACTGCGTGGGTTTTATGATCTGATCAACCCTCAATAACTGTGTTCCACCTCCTCTGGGGGAGGACGTTATGGCAAGTGGCAGGGGCCTGCTGTCTGTTTGAGTTGAGAGCACAAGGCGTTCACTTCTGTCCTGAAAGCAGGTGTAGCATTCATCTCTCAGGATACAGGAGGTGACAACCTTCAAATACAGGAGGTAACGGGGTTACCAAAGCATATCAGTCACACACAGACCGTTGCCTGTATTAATGCTCTACTCTCCCAATGAACTTCTTGGTCAGCAAAAACAGATCTAGTGCTTCTCAGTACTTCTCTGGAACAACGGTCTTCTCACCCAGCACGTACCCCAGCTCCAATCACACACTTGTTTCCTCTCCGCAGGGTAAGGAGGCTGAAGAGAACGGTTTCAACTATAATAATCTTCGTCTGGTGACCGCAGACTTGTTTGCAGCTGGTTCTGAGACCACCTCCACCACTCTCCGGTGGGCATTTCTGTACATGCTTCTCCACCCAGAAATACAGAGTAAGTGAGAAGACAGGCAGAGGTGTGGTGTGTTCCCTTCAACACTCATTTTTCTGTGAGGAGATTGAACATCTGCTCTCCATGGTTTGGGGATTTTGCAATGAGGAAAAGCTTTGGCGATGGTTGGTCTAGCAGAAACCAGGAGAAATACGTCCCAAACATAGCTGTTATGGCAGGGCCTGGTGTTTTAATCTGGCAGGGGGGAAACCCTAATGAAAAGAGTGGAGTTGGAAGGGCAAGTTCACTCTCTTCTTCATTTTGAAGGCTACTTGGGAACTTCTGGTGGCCAGAGTACCTGCCTTCCTGTATTCGGAATAGATCCTAATCTGTTTTAATTCTCTAATGCTGCATGCCCAGGTACCGTTTCAGCCACATAGAGGAGGGGTAAGGTAGCATGTCAAGTGACAAGACCTTTATTAAAGATACTGTGCATAAAGAATAGTTATACAGATGGCTCTGGgcaactgaaaacaaatgcattccCTTCTagtttctgttcctttctctAATTGCTTGTGCTGCTCTCACCCAGTGTCTACCGATCTCATGCCACCGGCTTTTCTACAGCTTGTACCAGCCCCTTCTGCTTATCTAAGGGCACTCGAATTCCTTAGCTGTGCTGCTTTCAGGTAAGGTCCAAGCAGAGATTGATAAGGTGATTGGCAGAGAGAGATCACCCACCATGGAGGACCAAGTGAGCATGCCCTACACCAATGCTGTGATCCATGAAGTGCAACGCTACGGGGACGTCGTTCCCATTGGACTACCTCACATGACGTACCGGGACACCAAGTTGCAAGGCTTCTTCATTCCCAAGGTGACCGCAGCCAGACAGGCAATGCAGCATCCTCTCCCTGTGCAGACGCCAGGCCTGGGGTGTGGGTGACCCCATGCAACTCTGCAGCATTGCACTTCCAGCCCCAAATCACAGTCACTGGCAAGCACTGAAGTAGGACATTTTGAAATGCTAAGACCAGGCACACGGTCACCTTTGTGCTCTAGGTTTGTGCTGGTTATGTGGGAACCCAACTGCAGCGGCAGCTCAGTGCAAAGGTTTGCTTTCCTCTCAATAAGCTGACATCCACTGCCCTGCCTGTGTTGGAAGGAGAAAGTAACAGAGCCTAACAGGCTCTCTGGAGGCACATGACACTAGCTTACGGGCTTTCCTAAGATGCTAGTAGTTAAAAATCTGCAGCTATTCAAATGCCACTGGCATTCAGCCCAGTGCCACTGTGAcaggcagctgccctggcagCACTGGTAGCAATGCCAgcctgggatttattttttttttttttagccttgcGATATCTCCTCTAGCTTAGAACATTGATGTGTGAAACAGGAAAGCTTCGCAATTTCCCATGGCCCCTGCAAAAGTTGGGTTTTGAAGTCTGTCAGTcagctttttctctccagctATAAAACAAGTACAGGACGATCTGAGAAGCAGAGGCTGTTTCCACTGTGTAGGCATGAAATTGGCATTTGCATGCAATGGCCTTTGCAAGGAATCAAATTGCAAAAGTTCAGATGCTTCAGAGCATAGGGCAGGCACCATATGTCATTGGAAAAGTGCCCTGCTTTACCTCTGTTTTAAATAAGATACAGAAGAGGAGATCGGTGCCTTATTCTGAAGCACCAAATGATGGTTGCTATTAGACGGGAGACACAGACCAAAGAGGGGCCAGCACGGATCCGTTGTGCCAAGATAATGTTGCTGTTCTCATGTAAGTTGTTTCCTCTTGTGGAGGAGCACAGGGGACGACAATCATCACCAACTTGTCTTCTGTGCTGAAGGATGAGGCAGTCTGGAAGAAGCCAAACGAGTTTTACCCCGAACACTTCCTGGATGCAAACGGGCAGTTTGTGAAACCAGAGGCCTTCCTGCCTTTCTCTGCAGGTAAATCTGAGGGGAGGATCCAGCCACAAGTCAGAGGCACAGCAAGAGGGGTGATCTGCTCCTCCTGCAGCGATTCCAGCATGGTTTAATGTCCTCTTTCACGGACACTTTCTACTCCCTCTCTTGCAGGTCGCCGTGCCTGCCTGGGGGAACAGCTGGCCAGGATGgagctctttattttctttaccaCTCTCCTGCAGAAATTCACCTTTGTGCTCCCCGAGGACCAGCCCAGGCC
The genomic region above belongs to Mycteria americana isolate JAX WOST 10 ecotype Jacksonville Zoo and Gardens chromosome 1, USCA_MyAme_1.0, whole genome shotgun sequence and contains:
- the CYP2D6 gene encoding cytochrome P450 2D6 translates to MALLLWLGSQLSSWWSNISILGVFLAVFTLLLDFMKRRKKWSHYPPGPVSLPFIGTMLYIDFRNPHRSFNQLHKKFGNVFNLQNCWTNLVVLNGYKTVKEALVHRSEDVADRPYFPVYEHLGYGDKSEGIVIARYGHVWKELRKFTLSTLRNFGMGKKSLEERVMEEAGFLCSAVSSEEGRPFDLRFLVNNAVCNVICTTIYGERFDYGDETFKKLLHLFENSLNEEAGFLPQLLNVVPILLRIPGVPQKVFQGQKAFMDFIDVLVDKHMETWNPAYIRDFTDVFLKEMEKGKEAEENGFNYNNLRLVTADLFAAGSETTSTTLRWAFLYMLLHPEIQSKVQAEIDKVIGRERSPTMEDQVSMPYTNAVIHEVQRYGDVVPIGLPHMTYRDTKLQGFFIPKGTTIITNLSSVLKDEAVWKKPNEFYPEHFLDANGQFVKPEAFLPFSAGRRACLGEQLARMELFIFFTTLLQKFTFVLPEDQPRPREDGHFALTSSPHPYQVRSVPR